From the genome of Uranotaenia lowii strain MFRU-FL chromosome 1, ASM2978415v1, whole genome shotgun sequence, one region includes:
- the LOC129739121 gene encoding SCY1-like protein 2, which yields MDVINKLYSSVSQTVSQLSAVLPGNLVTREYDVNTQIASAGRACMWQIYSGYKRSTKQEVSVFVLEKKQFDRFSKDDREQIFEIVKRGIQQLTKIRHPQVLTVEHPLEESRESFAFATEPVYASLANILGDTANLPPNVIKDLETFELYDIEIKYGMLQLFEGIQFLHNDAKLIHRNISPQSIVLNSSGIWKIFGFDFSVSNDQKHRYDFNPNQHILTIPSLEYSAPECALDNSYTARLDHFSIGVLICAIYSKKCYPFKTIDRNYTTFKSFSSDLRAKKRLNFMNVPNEIQATVEKLLTSLPDMRPDFPQLMKVPFFDDVGVKSLGYLDSLFQRDNQEKAKFYKGLPQIIERLPLRINLLRVLPCLIKEFVHHTMIPFVLPNVLLIAEKCTQAEYEKYIFVHLKPILSLRDPVQILLIFMQNMELLLKLTPPNDVKLYVLPMVYKALESNSKQIQELCLAVLPSFASLVDYPSMKNALLPRIKNLCILCNITSLRVNCLLCIGQLLPHLDKWLVLDDVLVFLPTIPTREPAVIMAIIGIYRISLNHELLGIPKEFVVNKVLPFLWPLSIENGLTLQQYKSIMQLIKELEHKVEQEHLKKLEQLSTDDTASPIDIIAPSKIEMDYKAELLHGKQRNNDLSSMQIDLKPLQVSNKPPVAVNSSIQPQLFMSVKPQTALMPVNVCAVASKPTQNPMVLTASSNQFAFNNVMNNNLSGNSMSFNSISPQSTNYSHAFSSYSDSASLLKPISTSTFKPNTAQSSTILSKEDIMEFLK from the exons ATGGATGTCATCAACAAACTATATTCATCAGTTTCGCAAACCGTGTCACAGTTATCAGCGGTGTTACCTGGAAATCTAGTGACTAGGGAATACGATGTCAACACACAAATCGCCAGTGCAGGTAGAG CATGTATGTGGCAAATTTATTCTGGATACAAGCGCTCCACCAAACAAGAGGTGTCTGTTTTCGTACTTGAGAAGAAACAGTTTGACAGATTCTCGAAAGATGATCGTGAGCAAATTTTCGAAATCGTCAAACGAGGCATACAGCAGCTCACGAAGATTCGTCATCCGCAAGTGTTAACAGTGGAACATCCGTTGGAAGAAAGTCGAGAGAGCTTTGCATTTGCCACCGAACCCGTCTATGCTAGCTTGGCGAATATACTGGGTGACACTGCTAATCTTCCGCCAAATGTAATCAAAGATCTAGAAACATTTGAGCTCTACGACATCGAGATAAAATATGGTATGTTGCAGTTATTTGAAGGCATCCAGTTTCTCCACAACGACGCAAAGCTTATTCATCGAAACATAAGTCCACAAAGCATCGTTCTGAACAGTAGCGGAATATGGAAAATATTTGGCTTCGATTTCAGTGTGAGCAATGACCAAAAGCACAGATACGATTTCAATCCGAACCAACACATTTTAACGATTCCCAGCTTGGAGTACAGTGCACCTGAATGTGCCCTGGATAATTCGTACACCGCTCGTTTGGACCATTTCTCTATTG gcGTTCTAATATGTGCAATCTATAGCAAGAAATGCTATCCTTTCAAAACAATAGACCGGAATTATACTACTTTCAAATCTTTTTCGTCCGATCTGAGAGCTAAAAAACGATTGAATTTCATGAATGTGCCCAACGAGATACAAGCAACTGTTGAAAAGTTGCTAACCTCGTTACCTGATATGAGGCCGGATTTCCCGCAATTAATGAAA GTACCGTTTTTTGATGATGTCGGCGTTAAAAGCTTGGGCTATCTCGATAGTCTATTTCAAAGAGATAATCAAGAAAAGGCAAAGTTTTATAAAGGATTACCGCAAATTATTGAACGTCTACCGCTTCGTATAAATTTGCTAAGAGTTCTTCCGTGTCTCATCAAGGAATTTGTCCACCACACCATGATACCGTTTGTGTTGCCCAATGTCTTACTTATCGCTGAAAAATGTACCCAAgctgagtacgaaaaatacataTTTGTCCACCTGAAACCTATTTTAAGTCTACGGGATCCGGTACAAATACTGCttatttttatgcaaaacatgGAGCTGCTACTAAAGCTAACACCCCCGAACGATGTCAAATTATACGTCTTACCAATGGTCTACAAAGCATTGGAATCGAATTCAAAGCAGATTCAAGAACTGTGTCTGGCTGTCCTGCCGTCATTCGCAAGTTTAGTGGATTATCCTTCGATGAAAAATGCTCTCCTACCTCGAATAAAAAATCTCTGTATCCTCTGTAATATCACGTCTTTACGAGTCAATTGCTTGCTGTGTATAGGGCAGCTCTTGCCACATTTGGACAAATGGCTAGTTCTGGACGATGTTTTGGTTTTCCTTCCTACAATTCCAACACGAGAACCAGCTGTTATTATGGCGATTATCG GAATTTATAGAATATCATTAAACCATGAACTGTTGGGTATACCTAAGGAGTTTGTCGTTAACAAGGTATTGCCGTTCTTATGGCCACTTTCGATTGAAAACGGACTCACGCTCCAACAGTACAAGTCTATAATGCAACTTATAAAAGAACTGGAGCATAAAGTTGAACAAGAACATCTGAAAAAGTTGGAGCAACTCAGTACAGATGACACAGCTTCGCCAATAGATATTATAGCACCATCTAAAATCGAAATGGATTACAAGGCAGAACTACTTCACGGAAAACAACGAAATAACGATCTCAGTTCTATgcaaattgatttaaaaccgTTGCAAGTGTCCAACAAACCACCGGTTGCGGTCAATAG ctCTATACAACCTCAACTTTTCATGTCAGTCAAGCCACAAACTGCACTAATGCCTGTGAACGTGTGTGCTGTTGCCAGCAAACCAACACAGAATCCCATGGTGCTGACCGCGAGTAGTAATCAGTTTGCTTTCAATAACGTTATGAACAACAATCTGAGCGGCAACAGCATGTCCTTTAATTCAATCTCCCCCCAATCAACGAACTATTCACACGCATTCAGTAGCTACTCTGATTCAGCCTCCTTACTTAAGCCGATTTCGACGAGTACCTTCAAACCAAACACGGCTCAGTCGAGTACAATTCTATCGAAAGAAGATATCAtggagtttttaaaataa